The nucleotide sequence ccctttgttcatttactgtgtatgtcctacccttacttgaccttccaaaatgcatcacttcgcacaacagaattaaattccatctgtccttGCTCCATGCAAGCTTCCAACTGATTAATGTCATGCTGCTACCTAAGACAATCCATTTCACTGTTTGCAAGTTGTGGTGCTCCTTCTctgggatgaaatgtttcagACTCCACAGATGCAACCAACAAAGAATCCATGATTAACGTGAATCACAACTTTTTTATCCAGTATTCTCATTCAAAAAACAAATAGTGATGATAGTCATGCAGGAATAGTTGAGTGTTTAATTTTGGGCCAAGATAGCCTTTCAGTCCCTATCTTGGAGTCTCATTCACTTGGTTGCAGTCATAAAAATTTGGGCAAGGATGTGGACAAGGTAAAGGATCAATGAAGTCAGTGGTTGTATGGCCTACCTTCTTTGATTTCCTATGCTCTTACATTCTTTTGTGTTTTTCAAAGTTCTTTATGCTGAACGGTTGATCTGCCTGCCCACTGTCTGCATTATTGCTGGATGCCATGGACAGTGATAAATTTACCATCATGTCAGAATGGACAGAATCAATGTTATAATATTTGCCACCTCTTTGTGGGCAGCTTTTCTCAGAGGCCATGACAAATGCTGGACCATGGTGAGAAGGGCACTTCTTTTCAGGGGAGGTTTGTGGATGAAGTCCAGCATGTGACCAAGGGTCGGAGTTTGGTTTAAATTAGCTGAGGATGATCAGTCTGGAACATTGATGACCGGACTGCCACATGCCGGGGAAGAGGGAGCTGGTGGTGGAGAGCTACGGATGGGTTGAGGTAGTAGAgcagagtggggggagggagggagggaggaagggagaacagtgggggtggggggagtggggtgagcaCTAGAGAGTGAGTTAGTGAGTTGGAGTTGGAGATAGGAAAAGAAGAGAGGAAGGGCTGAGATAGGGAGTGAGGAATTTACGGAgtgtgagagggaagaggggatTTGGGGAAGGACTAACCTGggaatggggttggggagggCAAATTGAAGGGGGTTGGGGTGAAGGGATCAAGGGAAGGTGGGAGACGATTAGGTAAAGTGGAactgagggagggaaggtggtggTTGGTGGATGCTGTCAGCGACAAGAtgacagaaacagaaaacaagcagtgaggggtgagggtgaaggGAGGGTGATGAGGAAGACAGTGGGGTAAGAGCGTGTGTGTTTGGTctatcagtgtgtgtgggggtggaatCTCTCCACATGTGGGAAGATTGAGGGTTGGTGTCTGTGTGTGCCCACTGTTGTATGTGTAAGTctacacagcacagcacagacttCAATTGTCTTGGACCCAGTGCCCTTGGACCAGGTCTTCCCTCTAACAAGCTGGGTGGTATCTGATGTGCAGAGGTCACCGCACCTTAATAGAATTCACATATAGACATGTTCCACTCCACTGCAATGGAAGCTGCTTATATTCGGACTTGACCTTTCCATATCCCCAATCCACCTTCCTCCCCCTACCTGACCCCTTCGGACAACCTCtgttctcctcacctctgttgtTTCTCCCCAGTCCTCTTTCTATCCCCCCTCCAGTCCCCCTCTTTCAGCAgcccgtcatccttcactccACCTCTCCAGCCCCATCTAGTATCCCCACCACTGTGCCTCCACTATCCCCATAGGCTCCACCCGGTTATTCCCTAAACTGGCTTCTTTTGCTCTTTGACACCCCtcaatccactttcctgcccaccTCTCTGCCAGTTGGTGCCACCCAGAACCGCAGCCTGGCACCGTGTTCCACCCCTTGATCCTGGATTTAAACACCCCCAACCGGACTCTTGGTCTCCCGACTCTCTCCACAAAGCCTGGTCCCCCTCCTCACGCCCCCCCCCTGCACCCACCCAATCTTCTCAGCAGCGCCACCTCCCCCATCAGTCACCTACCAAACACACGCAATTCGAAGACCTTTGCACTTATACTACTGTTTATGTGTGGGCTGTAGCAGTCGATTTGGATGCTGTATCTTTTACTGTCAGTAACCCGCACGTTGGACAGCACCGGGGAATCAGTCGCGCTCCAATACAGTCTGTCCTCGTACACTGGGTGTCGGCGTTCAGACCCGTCCGTTCCCCGTAAGGCAAGGACAGCAACTATCCCCGGGGATAGTAACCGAAATGTTACATCATATTGATCTTCACACTGATTATCCACAGGGAACTGAACCTCTTGTCCAGCAACGGCATCAATGACTGTACCGGATCCGGCTGAAATTTCCGCGCCACAGAGTGTAAGAAAGTGGAGCGCTGGAATGGGAAACAGGTGCATTTATATTAAATTGATGACTGTTAATATTTCTGAACAACAGTTAGCTTAAAGATTACATTAGTGTATTACCTGAAAGCACGGTAAACATCTTCACGCTGAAGAAGGATGAATAATTCTATAGCCTACTCGTTTCTTTTTCGTGTTGATAGGATTGGCAGATCCTAAAAGAAGTTAATCTGTAGGACAAAATAAAACTGTTGAAAAACAACTCTGCCGTTTGGCGAGAATCTAAATTTCTTCCCATTATAGTATTGTGTTTCAAAGCATTCCATTTACAAATTGCGAACCATTGTCGAGCAGCAAGAGTCAAAACATTCAATATAATTGAGGTTAAAAGCAGTTGGAGAATGGGAGTTTTAGTTAATTATAGGTCCCGGGAAATTTCACTGTCACTTTTTAAAACACTACATCGACTTGGAGTGACTTTACTTTGAGTGTGAGTTTTGATAATCTCTCCAGTGCAAGTTCGGTAACTTCACATCATTCAAAACATTTCCACGGAGAACCGGACACCAAGTTGTGACACAGTTTACAGAGGTGAACAGCTGTGTATCACCAGCAGCAGACGCTCGCCTGAAGCTGCTTCACCATTAGCGCACATCTAACGGCGAGTCTCTTTAGCTTCGCTGTTACTTTAACTGTAACTTCTAGTCAAATATGATCATTACTGGGATGTTTGACGTTTATGTTTGAATTGGGCGAGTAACCTATTTCTACACTTTGCCAACCTCAGGTGCGCTGATTCTCGACTATTCTAGTCTCGGGTAAGGAATCGCAACAGCAAATCATTAAACCAGAGACGAGGTATTTGGAGAAGCAAGAAGCCTGTGGTTGAGACCGGAGGAAACTTACAGCAGACACTGCCGTTCGGAGGAAGGCAGGTGACCACGGGCTAGGACAGACTTGTTCACTCTGGGGCAATTTCCGACTTTTATCCGCCTCTCCCCGATTAATCCACTCACAGACTGCATTCACTCAGGAAAGAGTCACTTCCAATTTTAACAGCGATACGTCATTATACAACCAGCAGAGCTTTCCACAAAATACaagcagaaatattttcaaatttagaGAAAATAATAAACTTTTTTATTTATTCTATTAAATTTTGTATATTCATGAATAAGTATCAGGCAATCGGTAAtagttttcaatttaattttaccTCCTCAATACAAAAGTAAACTGCGGGCAGTAAAATTAATTTTAGCAAAATTATCGTGCTTTGCATACAGTAATCAGAACAAAGTGTCTTTAAAAGAAAACCGGCGATATAACCAAACTAAATAGAACATTTTAATCACCATTTACAGCAACTCATGCGCATATTCCCCGAGACTTTTTTTTAGCACTACATCTATAGAATTCGACCAGTTCCTGTTACATACAACGGGACAAACTCATGAGCCCAATTGGGTGAATCGGTTGTAGGCTGAGTACAATTACTGATATCTACTTTACGCCGAGAATGAACCATCATCACTCGGCCCTTATTATAGGTGGTCGCTACTTTCAATTGGGGGATATTTTTAGAGGGGATGGGTGGGTTGGTCTCTTATCTCATTTAGTTTTCCTCGTGCTCGAGTTTAAACACCGCGATTTGTGTGAAATATTCAGATATTCGAGCAGTAATACGCAATGGGAGAGAACACCAATTGTCGTTTATGTTGTTTCTCAAGGTTTAAAAGTGTCTCgcataaactaaaataaacacgCCACTGTAATATCTCCCATGAAATTACTCCAGGCACAGAGTAAATCTGTGGATGAAGCGGATCGAATAAAGTAGCGGCGGTTGCAAGACTTCTGCCACAGCCGTTACAGGGAATCTTCACCAACTGAAATAAATTATCCCAACAAAGAATAGAAAATACCAATAGGAACAGGATTAAATTACAACGTGCACGAGGGCTGTGAACATTCAGCTAACTCCTTGTGCGATGGTGGATCTGGATGAGTATTTCTCCATTTTGTCCTCATTTTGTCTCATTATTGATAATGAGACTCCAATTGCCTTTGTAGTCTCATTATCAATAATGcaattgcaaataaaaaaaacgtatgttcagttttggtattTTCGTGCaaagaaatgtttttctttatttattgaaggagtaaaatttaaaagaaattacagatcATTTTACTGACTCACTTTCTAAAGTAAATTGAAGTCTCTCCAACAGGAACCTGAATTGAGAAGGGGAGGGAAACGTTTATAGCTATGGAGCGTTGTGTATACATATTAACCAGCTCACCTTTAACAATAACCCGCCTTTGTCGAGAGTGGTCCCCGAGGAGCTTCGCCTATAGTCGGTTTTAGATTGATAAATATCACAATCCTGCTTGGCAACAATCTGAGAAACAGTGTCGGTGACCCACAACTTACTCCAAACAATAACCGCTGGTTCCCACAGATCTACGGACAGGAACTTTGCAGTGAATTGAATACTTCCCGACGGGTTCAGTGGCCACTTACCTAACGATACCTTTTACAGGACCAATCTTCTCGAGATACGCTGGGCTGTCAGTCAGAATGGGGTCcaagtgagaaagagaaagaacagGAATCACAGTGTAAATTCGTGTATTGTATAATACGTCCTCGGAGATCGGTGTAGGTAGCACTCCTGTATCTGCTTTCTGACACTTTTAAACAGGTCCGTTCCTTACTATCCATCCAGATAATGTCAGTGTCGTTCAACCGCACTTTATACGCTGAACGAACCTGCGTTGAATGCAAATAATTACTGGTTTTAAGTACAAACACCGATTTACCGTGTTCAAGACAGAGAAATGGTTTTGATTTAAGaaaactgcatttttttcaagTCCGGTCGAGAATTATTATTAGCAAACTTTCTTATTCCAGAGGGAATAAAAATCACCTTTGCCAGAAAAACTGAGATTGGTTTCACTACCTTTTGAACGAAAACAGAAAGTTTCCGCTTTGTTTTTAATCGTCTTCATGCTTTGTAATTATTTCAGCATCTCCTTCAACTTTTCTTAAATTCTGGACTAACAGTTTTTCACCCACCTTTTTTGTTCAATGTCTCAGCTTGCAAATAAATTGTCCAGCTTCTGTTAACCGAGTTTATGTTTGCACCGCATCGAGCTGGGGtcggtaacaaaaaaaaattcagagctgGACTCTGGGTGTGACGTATGTTGAATTCCGACTGGTCACACTTAAGCTGTCCTGCGGTGATTTCGTGCTTCTGTGTTCAGATACTCTCTTGCTTCCAGCTATGTAAGATTGTTGTTCTAGTGCTATGTAAGATTGTAAGCTCTTTTGCTGGAAACCGCTAACTAACGGTATCAAATTCTGGAGAATATAAGAATGAGATAATGTCATTCAGAGTGAAGCCAGGAGTGGGAAAGGTACGTTTTTAATCTCTGACTTCATACAAGATGTATTGATTTCATATATGGGTAATGTTATTTGATCACATAAAAGACCCACCGTGAACGGTCTGGTGTGTAGTTCAGGTATAAGTTCTAAATGTGATGTAAATAATTGACTTAGAAATGCTCTAACTCAAAGGTATTGCCATAGCATTGTGAGGTTTAGCCCACCCTTGGAGTAAGGGATTCATCTTGGGGCCATATCCTGTAAAGAAATCCAGCAGATTCCTGCACACATTTAATTGAAATGTGATTTTGCTTCAGTTTGGGAGAAAAAGTCCTGGGACAGcagaacttttttttcccaaggaagAGCTAACTAATTGTTGCTTCAACTTCCATGCTCCAATCATCCTGACCCTCCCATCGATATTGCTTCAAGCTGCTTGGAATGTCAGCTAATTAGTAATGTTCAATTCGATCATGCAATTGATTTAATTATCCGATTGTTTTCAAATTCCATGTGAAAACTATTCACACCATAGAATGCCATCTCGCCCACTTTGCTGTTTCTGTGTGGCTAGAACTTCCTTCACCTGTGTGGGCGTTGTTCATTTCTTCAGTTCATCTGTTGGTTATTCAAGAAACTTTAACTGTTGTGTGggctgttttgatgtacacgtgagaATAAGACCAATTCGCTCTGCACTAGGCAACAGAAAACCAAGGCCCAGCATTTTAGTTAAGAGGCATATTCTGTATTTCCGACCACTTCCTGTTGTATGACAGTAGAGGAATGTTATCATCCTACACATTTTCCATTCAGCTGTTGTAAAGGTGTTACATTAATAGGCACACCAATTCCTTTTATGGAGATTGTATATAGAGGACCTTTTGCTTTCCATTCTTTTAATAAAGACAGGGAAATATGTTTTTTACACAAAActataaataattttcaaatatagGCCAATCTGAGTCCCCTCATATTCCTATTTGTTTGAATATATGCAAACCTGGTGTTAATGCATGGGTTTTTAATGGAATTCATACTCCTATTATTAGACGTAAGCTATTTCTGTTTAAAATAGAAAACATAGAATGTCACCAGTCAAGTAATATTGCTAGGCCCTGGGTGAATTGTGGAGTAGGAGTGATAGATAATTTCGCTCTTGGGAGAGGGAGTCCCTAAAATCTCTCTTGCCAAAAACCTGTAAACTGGAACTGATGCCCCTATATACAGAGAAATGGTCAAAAAGCAGCTCAGCTTGACCCCATAACCTCGTCTTCATTTACAGAGATATGTTGGCTCATGCCTGGAGGCAGATTACCTGTTCATGCTTTTGAGTTATAGTGGATAAGGAGTCAATAGAGGAGGATAAAAGTACCTTGAATTTAGGCTCAACAATGTAAAACAGCCTCTGGGACTGTAATGTCACTGGTGACCAAAAgctgctgatttttcttttttcatGTAACATTTATTATGACTTCAAAATATATCATGCCTGAGATGCTGAAACCAACTGTGACCTTCAGTTTTTACCTTGATGCCCAGGGCAGTCATTCCAGTCTAACCTCTGTAATTCATTTTTGAACCAAGACTGAAGTGAAGACTAGATCCAACATCCTGACAGAAGCTAAACTCAGCAATGGTGAAAATGACCTCCAGGTCACCACACAATTGATGGCCTGTTTGATTGCTTCTGAGATATTTGAGTACAAGCTAATTGGATTTATCCTGTTTTTTTTGACAGGGCATTCTAGAACAACTTTTCACATTGTCAGGTGGTTGTTAATTTTTCTACTACACTGGACCAGATTATCCAGAGGTCTAATTGGTTCTGGAGTATATCTTCAGCACTGTTGTTGTGGCCCAATGCATTTCCAATGTCCTGTGCACTCTGCCTCTTTAAGCAAGTAATGACAGAAAACTTTTTTATATAGAATTCCTTCTCTAAAGCAGGGATACCCAAACTATGGCCTCAAGGCTCTAGGCCATCTAAAGGGCCACTGATTATCTATCGCACAGTATGCCCACAGTCAGCACCATctataaagtgcagtgcaattactTGCTTAAGCCAGTCTAtaactgcacctcccaaacctgtaaccTCTCCAACCGAGAAGTTCAAAGGCAGCAGGAACACCACCAACCAtgggttcccctccaagacaCATATGATCCAGACCTGGAAACATCAATGTTCCTTTA is from Pristis pectinata isolate sPriPec2 chromosome 6, sPriPec2.1.pri, whole genome shotgun sequence and encodes:
- the LOC127571436 gene encoding uncharacterized protein LOC127571436, encoding MFTVLSALHFLTLCGAEISAGSGTVIDAVAGQEVQFPVDNQCEDQYDVTFRLLSPGIVAVLALRGTDGSERRHPVYEDRLYWSATDSPVLSNVRVTDSKRYSIQIDCYSPHINSSISAKVFELRVFEPVSKPVITKTGNCLSPNITLSCSVSNATNVTFCWEILSLSGNITTFDGPELVINHVNEWEQYIFRCTAKNRVSNASSEQTITDLCNRNNFPHTEREVQRPEEKMVSLQDGFIEPTYITTLD